The DNA region CCTTCCTTCCTGGTGGCAGGCGATGAAAAATGCCAATTTGAAGGTGAAGGCTTCGCTAAAAGGGTCGTCGAGTCATCGCCCGTCATTCGTTGGCCTGCAGGCAATGCTTGACTTCAACTGGCGGTTTTCGATGAACGGTGTCGACTTGTCCGAGGAGGAATTTGGCCAGCTTGTTGAAGAAAAACGCCGACTGGTGTTTATTCGCGGTCGCTGGGTAAAGCTTGACCCGCAGTTTATTCGCCAAATTCAGGATATGATGAAGCGGGCGGAAAAAGAAGGCCTGCATGTCAGGGATTTGCTCGAGCAGGAGCTGATTGAGGAACCTGCCAGCGAGGACGAATTAGAAAATCCCAAGGCTTTTGCAAAAATTCAAATTGAATTGAATCGCCAATGGAAACAGATGATTAAGCAGCTGTCAGAGGTCCACGAAATTCCCCTTGCCGACGTACCTGCTGGGCTGCAGGGTGAACTTCGCCCTTACCAGCAGCTGGGAATGAGTTGGCTTTGGTTCCTGCGCCAATACGGATTTGGCGCCTGCCTCGCTGACGACATGGGCCTCGGAAAAACCGTCCAGTTGATAGCCTATTTGCTGATGGTAAAGGACGAAGCGGTGACAGGCACCAATAATGAAATTGTGACAGATTCCAGCGAGGTGACAGGCACCAACTCGGCTACCATGCCTAAAGGTAAAAAAGCGAAAAAGATAGAAACCGAGGATGGCCCGCAGGAGAAGGTTCCGACGAAGGCCGCGCTGATTATTTGTCCGACTTCTGTGCTCGGAAACTGGCAGAAGGAGCTTGAGCGGTTTGCCCCTAGTATGAATGTCCATTTGCATTATGGCTCGAATCGGCTTAAGGGCGAAGCTTTTTCCGAAAAGGTTTCAGAGGTTGATGTTGTCCTGACTTCCTATGGCTTGAGCCATTTGGATTCGGAGGAATTTGAGTCGCTGATTTGGAGTTCAATTTCGATTGATGAGGCGCAAAATATAAAAAATGCCGGGACGAAGCAGTCGCGGGCGGTTCGCAGGCTGCGCGGGCAACATCATATTGCCTTGACGGGAACGCCGATGGAAAATCGCTTATCTGAGCTGTGGACCATTTTTGATTTTTCCAATCATGGCTATCTCGGAAGTTTAGGGCAATTTCAGAAAAAGTTTGTCATCCCGATTGAAAAGGATGAGAAAAGAGAAAAAGTCGAACAGCTCCAGGCGTTGATTCGCCCGTTCCTGTTGCGGAGGACGAAGAAGGATGAAGAGGTTGCGCTGAACCTGCCTGATAAGCAGGAGCAAAAAGAGTACTGCCCGCTTACCGCCGAGCAAGCGTCGCTTTATGAGCAGCTGATTCACGATACGTTTGCAGAGATTGAAAAGCTGTCTGGCTTTGAGCGCAAGGGGTTAATTTTACAAATGCTCACACGTTTGAAGCAGTTGTGTAACCACCCGGCGCTGTATTTGAAGGAAAAGTCGGCGGGACGGGTGCTGCTTGAGCGCTCGAATAAATTGGAGAAGCTTGTCGACCTTGTCGGCTCTGTGTTGGAGGCGGGCGAGAGCTGTCTGATTTTCACCCAATATATTGAGATGGGCGAGATGATTCGTGCGACCGTGAAGAAGAAGTTTGGTGTCGAGGTGCCGTTCTTGAACGGAAGCGTGCCGAAGACGAAGCGCGATGAAATGATTGAGAAATTCCAGAATCATGAGTTCCCAGTGTTCCTGCTGTCCCTAAAGGCAGGCGGGACCGGACTGAACCTAACCGCTGCCAATCACGTCATTCATTACGATCGCTGGTGGAATCCAGCCGTCGAAAACCAGGCAACCGATCGTGCTTACCGGATTGGGCAATCACGCTTCGTCCACGTCCACAAGCTCATCTGCACCGGAACCTTGGAAGAAAAAATCGACGCCATGCTCGAAAAGAAACAGCATCTCAACGACCAAATCATCCAAAGCGAAAACTGGCTCACCGAACTCTCCACCGACGAGTTGAAAGACCTCGTGTACTTGGGGTAGAAGCGGTGTCACTTCGGTTGCATCGCTTCGGTGACACATCGCTTCGGTGACAGGCACCACTCGTGGACACTGTCCACCCCAGGTGTACAAAGTTATGGGTTAAGCTATGTAAAGGCAGTGCGAGTAATAAATCGCACTGCCTTTTTGTTGTGGTTTTATATATCAAAGAGAAGCAATGTAAATCGCTGATTAATTGGTATATAATTCTAGTGGAGTTAAAATAAAGGGACAGTAATCTGGTATATAAATCATTACTAGTTTGTGGCGGTTGAAGTAAATTTTTGAAGGAGAAGTCATATGAATCATGGAAAAAAGAAAGGTCAGGACGGCTTTCTTAAAAGTGCTTTCGCAGAAATTCGAGATTCTCTCTTAGGTGAGTTGTTCGTGAATATTTTATTTTTTATTCCCAGAGTGCTAATTCGTATCATCAAGAATTTATTTTAACGTGGGCCAGCCTCTCTTCGGCTATTGGACTAGCAAAATTTAGAGGAAACACGAGGTGTGAAAACGTGCCGAATTTTAATAATGGGGGCTTTCCTGCACTGGGAACCCCAAGGATGAACCTCCGAATTTTAACCTTGGATGATTCCAAGGATGTCTTTGCACATTTTTCGGATGTTGATGTTACAAGATTTATGGATATTGAACCATGCAAAACTATCAAGGAAGCACAAGAGATTATCCAATTTCACCTGGAGGATTCTGGCTGTAGGTGGGGTATTTTTGAAAAAAACACTGAAAAGTTCATGGGCACCGTTGGATTTCATTATTTAAGGAAAAATGGCGAGTTTATCGCAGAAGCTGGCTTTGATTTGTCGAAGGAATACCAAGGCAAAGGCTATATGTCTGAAGCCATGAAGGAAGTCATTACATTTGGGTTTTCGCAAATGAAGTTAGATATGATTGATGCGACCGTGGAACCTGCTAATGAGCGGTCAATTCATTTATTGAAGAAGTTAGGGTTTACTCAAGCTCCCGAGCTTAAGGAGAACTTGCTCTATTTCTTTTTGGTTAGGAGGTAGTAAATGGACATTGTTGATATTCTTGAAAGTAAAAAGGTGAAGGTAATTGAAATACCTAAATGGGGGCCATATTTACGGAAGCAATGGGAAAATCATTTCGCTCATCATCTGAGTGATAAGGAAAAGAAAAGGATTTATCTTCACCATGAAGATGGTCTCTGTGGCTATTTGTGGCATCTTTTTAGTTATGAAAAAAAAGATAGTTTAAGAGAGGATCTAGCGGAAAGTGCCTTTGATAGAGAACCAAAGGATGCCTGCTATATCTTTTATCAACATTCAGACTATGCGGTTATGATAAACAATGCTTCCAAGTTGGCTGCCAGTGACCTCGAAAATGAGGAAGATATTTATGTTGTTGATAAAAGCTTTAGCTGGACCTATGTAAAAACACACGAAACCGGCTTGTGCGGTCCATACTTTAGTCGAAATGAATGGTGATAGAAAAACGTACGGCACCCCAAAGGTATCACTCTAACTCTTGGGGTGCCGTACGCTTTTTCTTCCTACTATAGCCTCTTTTTTGCCAAGAATCCAAGCAGTAAATAGAAGATCCCCACACATAGGATGAAAATTTCCTCTTCTGTTCCAATCGCACTAACCGATAGGAAAAAGGCTACAATTAAGGCAATTCCCATGACGAATGAAAATCCAGTATAAAAGACCTGCGCTGCTTTTCTTTTTAACCAGAAGGGTACGACGGCAGTAATGACGCCTAAAAGCAACAGGATCATTACGATTGGCAATACGTAGGTTGTGGAATCATCCGCACTTGCATTTAAGGCTTTCGCTAAACTCATTCCGATGAAAGACAAAATCCCAAATCCAATGGTTAGAAGGATTATCAGCGTGCCAGCGATTATTCCTAGCGTTTTTGTAAAGATATATTCTTTCATTGGACCCCTCTCCCCCTTTTATTTTTCGATAAGAGGTGCAATCACATCAATCCGATTCGTCCAAATCCCACCATTGTATTTTTCGGGCAGGCGGTCCATGTCTTGTGTGGTGTCGAAGCCCTCTGACCAGCCGCCATCACCAGCAACAAGGATTACCTTGGTATCGGCTTTTTCCATTCTTGTTAAAAACTTACCTGGAAACCCCCATATGTACGGGGCATATTTTTCGGGAAGATGCAGCTGTGTTTTTTCACAGGCTGATGGGATGATGCCGGTCCAGCCAACGCCTATATATGGAAGCAGGCAGCTTTTCAACGTTGCCATTGACATGACACGCATGTCGGGAAGGGCATTTTTAAGTGCTGCAATTGGTTCGTCGCCGCCGTAAACAGATATATTTTCTGTCCTGCCTTCTGGAAGCTTGGCGAGATAGGCTGCGAGCTGCTCTCCTTCGTTCGGGTCGTTGCTTTTGATATGAATCAAAAAGGATTGGTCAGGAAAATGGGTAAATACTTCGTCAAGCGTTGGCATTAGGCCAACCCCTTTGCCGCGAAACGGGAAGGTTTTGCCGTTATCCGCCGTATAGCCGTAACCTACATCCAACTTTTTCAGTTCTGCCATGGTTTGTTCCCTTGTGACGCCCTCGCCATCGGTTCGGCATTCGAGTGTCCAATCATGGAACACGGCAAATTGTCCATCGGTTGTTGGCTGCACATCAAACTCCACCATGTCGGCACCCGCTGTAAAAGCCGCCTCCATCGAGGGAATCGTGTTCTCAAGATACGGATGCTCTGGATCGTGAATCCGCTCCGCCGTACACGTATCACTCATGATCCCCTCCATCGGAAAAGTCTGCGCAAGCCCACGATGCGCCAGCAAGAAAGGCTCCCGACCACCATCCTTCATGAACAAAGACGTATTATTTACAAACATAAACACTATTAAAATTAGTAAAAACAGAAAAAACCTCTTCAACATGCGCTTGAACATATATCCTCCTTAGATGGTGACAATGGTAACACATTGGTGAAAAACATTGGTGACAAAAAACATTGGTGACAGGCACCGCTCGTGGACACTGTCCACCTCAGGCGGACAGTACGCACTCCAGAACCAGTCTCTGTGCTGGGAGTCTACTTCCATTCTAGCCCATCCCCTACCCCTAGTTGAACAAGCGCTCAATTCTGTCCCTGTCGTAGTCAAGTATCCATTCATTACAATCCTCATAAAGAAAACGGATGGTTTCCTTTTCGGCCGCTATCACATCGCAGCCGCGATCATCATACAGGTGGTAAATCAGCTTTTGGGTTACATTTATAAAATAAACCTGGTACCCGCTTTGAGGATTATTTTTTAGTATCGTTGATGGATGAGCGAAATCCTCATAACAAATGGCCTTTAACAACTGCACATATCTGATTTCATTTTTTGCGCATGGCAGGACGAATCGATGGGTTGTCATCTCTTCCTCGTCGGGATCATCAAAGCGGTGATACTGCAACTTATACCGGCTTTCTTTATCTTTTATGTACTTCAAATACACGTTTAGCGGTCTTCTTTGCAAAAAAAGGTCGCGGCACGTTGTTTTCACATCGGCCACCAACAGCATTTCATCATTGTCATCAAACACCTTTTTGAACAAAGCAATCGCCCGGTCAAAGGTCTGCTGTAAATATTCCTTTTCATAATAAGGGATCATTGGCGGTGCAATTTCGAAACGGATACTAATAGTCCAGGAATAAAATAGCGGTGGTTCTAAAACAAGACCCTCAAAATCCTCATGTAAAAATGCATTCAAATCCTTAATCATCGCTTCCCCTTCCCCAGTGCCTTTTCGCAAACATTTTCGGTATACACATTTTCGGTGACACATTTTCGGTGACAGGCACCGCCCGTGGACAAATCACTGTTTTGTCCACCCCACACGGACAGTGTGTACCCTTCATAGAAATTGACTTAAAAAAATACAACTATAAAAGCAGTGAGATTCCTTTGAGTCCCACTGCTTTTGGCTTTATAGGGCAAGAGTTTTAGCTGGGGTCGTTTTCGTCTAAGGACAAAATGGTTACTTTTGTTGAATCCCCATTATCAATTTCCTCCTGTGTAGCGCTTCTGTTTAGCTCATCCTCTGTATCCATACCCTCAGCCATTGTGGGTTCTTCTTTTGAATAGTTATTTTTTTTCATAACCGACACCTCTTTCAATAGTTTTGTGTTAATAAAAACACTACAACTATTATTTACAAAAATAAGGAATTTATTTTTGTAAGAGAAGCGTCCACGTCCGTGATATTTGGGACTCTCATAGTTTTCTACTTTCGCCATCTGACTTAATGATAATATTAAAACCTATCGCTTCACAACTTTCAACGTGGTTCTCAATCTCTGATACATCAATTTCCGCCTCAATTTATTATATTGTTTGTTCTATGTTAATATGGTTATAGGTTTTTTAGATTAGTAAAAAGGGGTATGATTATGAATCCGATGGATGTACTTGCAATTGGATTTCCTACGGTTATTGTCATTTTAGTGATGATTAGCTTTTACAAGGTATTTGTAAAGAAAAAGGGCTTAACCCCTACCTTTACCCCTTTTGATGAAATAACTGGACAATCTGAAATAGAATTTCATGAAGAGCATAATATTCTTGCT from Neobacillus sp. FSL H8-0543 includes:
- a CDS encoding DEAD/DEAH box helicase; this translates as MLKTRFIKLLTMKLEDGHYLLAALDERGDVLPPQEWRNIVFSQHEESFFGTLLETESVDGIDGVAVSGWHLVSLFAKESFNRFIDWDWSDQSEVCLASTHALYEGIMEKDWLPDFSVWEQGDFRWQLPERVKDEFDPSFWEQDVSLSPDDKLDKTETALTFITNLYDHALDAYLTRNSAMKELFGPKLELLRKQNISGTDLARYFDEESWLEWVGIKENDTPFTIGIRLEEPEDGNGPWSLSVFLRGKKNIDEVHEWGSKVPARWKPFLEKVDRELSRWVRLIPWLSEDGVHLKTGLSEEESWMFLTEASETLVALDVEILLPSWWQAMKNANLKVKASLKGSSSHRPSFVGLQAMLDFNWRFSMNGVDLSEEEFGQLVEEKRRLVFIRGRWVKLDPQFIRQIQDMMKRAEKEGLHVRDLLEQELIEEPASEDELENPKAFAKIQIELNRQWKQMIKQLSEVHEIPLADVPAGLQGELRPYQQLGMSWLWFLRQYGFGACLADDMGLGKTVQLIAYLLMVKDEAVTGTNNEIVTDSSEVTGTNSATMPKGKKAKKIETEDGPQEKVPTKAALIICPTSVLGNWQKELERFAPSMNVHLHYGSNRLKGEAFSEKVSEVDVVLTSYGLSHLDSEEFESLIWSSISIDEAQNIKNAGTKQSRAVRRLRGQHHIALTGTPMENRLSELWTIFDFSNHGYLGSLGQFQKKFVIPIEKDEKREKVEQLQALIRPFLLRRTKKDEEVALNLPDKQEQKEYCPLTAEQASLYEQLIHDTFAEIEKLSGFERKGLILQMLTRLKQLCNHPALYLKEKSAGRVLLERSNKLEKLVDLVGSVLEAGESCLIFTQYIEMGEMIRATVKKKFGVEVPFLNGSVPKTKRDEMIEKFQNHEFPVFLLSLKAGGTGLNLTAANHVIHYDRWWNPAVENQATDRAYRIGQSRFVHVHKLICTGTLEEKIDAMLEKKQHLNDQIIQSENWLTELSTDELKDLVYLG
- a CDS encoding GNAT family N-acetyltransferase, with product MPNFNNGGFPALGTPRMNLRILTLDDSKDVFAHFSDVDVTRFMDIEPCKTIKEAQEIIQFHLEDSGCRWGIFEKNTEKFMGTVGFHYLRKNGEFIAEAGFDLSKEYQGKGYMSEAMKEVITFGFSQMKLDMIDATVEPANERSIHLLKKLGFTQAPELKENLLYFFLVRR
- a CDS encoding DUF4275 family protein, giving the protein MDIVDILESKKVKVIEIPKWGPYLRKQWENHFAHHLSDKEKKRIYLHHEDGLCGYLWHLFSYEKKDSLREDLAESAFDREPKDACYIFYQHSDYAVMINNASKLAASDLENEEDIYVVDKSFSWTYVKTHETGLCGPYFSRNEW
- a CDS encoding glycerophosphodiester phosphodiesterase family protein, with the translated sequence MFKRMLKRFFLFLLILIVFMFVNNTSLFMKDGGREPFLLAHRGLAQTFPMEGIMSDTCTAERIHDPEHPYLENTIPSMEAAFTAGADMVEFDVQPTTDGQFAVFHDWTLECRTDGEGVTREQTMAELKKLDVGYGYTADNGKTFPFRGKGVGLMPTLDEVFTHFPDQSFLIHIKSNDPNEGEQLAAYLAKLPEGRTENISVYGGDEPIAALKNALPDMRVMSMATLKSCLLPYIGVGWTGIIPSACEKTQLHLPEKYAPYIWGFPGKFLTRMEKADTKVILVAGDGGWSEGFDTTQDMDRLPEKYNGGIWTNRIDVIAPLIEK
- a CDS encoding DUF3885 domain-containing protein, producing the protein MIKDLNAFLHEDFEGLVLEPPLFYSWTISIRFEIAPPMIPYYEKEYLQQTFDRAIALFKKVFDDNDEMLLVADVKTTCRDLFLQRRPLNVYLKYIKDKESRYKLQYHRFDDPDEEEMTTHRFVLPCAKNEIRYVQLLKAICYEDFAHPSTILKNNPQSGYQVYFINVTQKLIYHLYDDRGCDVIAAEKETIRFLYEDCNEWILDYDRDRIERLFN
- a CDS encoding DUF3951 domain-containing protein, yielding MNPMDVLAIGFPTVIVILVMISFYKVFVKKKGLTPTFTPFDEITGQSEIEFHEEHNILAEDEDESDDKDKM